CCCCCTCTCCAAAAGAGAGGGGGAACTAGTAACCCCACCCCCTCCCCAAAAGGGAGGGGCTCTAGTTCTAACTTTTTAGTCTAGAAACTAGTCCCCCCTCTCTTTTGGAGAGGGGGCTAGGGGGTGAGGTCCCAAAAATACCTGTTCATTTTTCGGTTGCGGGCCGGGGCGGCGGCCGGTTCTTTTGTCTTCCAAAAAGACTATGCACCACGACCTGTACCACCGCTTCCGGCAGCTGCACTTTCAGCCGCAACCTCTATTACTGCCCAATGCCTGGGACGCGCGCAGCGCCGCGGCGTGTGAGGCGGCGGGCTTTGCGGCCGTGGGCACTTCCAGCGCGGCCATAGCCAGCCTGCTGGGCTATGCCGACGGCGAGCAGCTGTCTTTCCCCGAGCTGCGCTACATCGTAAGCCGCATCTGCGCCAGCACAACCCTACCCGTAACCGTTGACATCGAGGGCGGCTACAGCCGCGACCCGGCCCGGATTGGGGCCCACGTGCAAGAACTGGCGGCCCTGGGCGTGGTAGGCGTGAACCTGGAGGACTCCGTAACCGAAGGCGGCCAACGGCAGCTGCTGGACCCGGCGGCCTTCGCCGCCACGCTCCGCGCCCTGCGCCACCACTGCGAAGAGCAGCAGCTACCTATGTTTCTTAATGTGCGCACCGACACGTACCTGCTGCTGCCGGAAAATCAGGCGGCGGCCACCCGACAGCGGCTGGCCCGGTACGAAGCCGCCGGGGCCGACGGCCTGTTTGTACCGGGCCTGACTGACCTGGCCGAAATCAGTGCCCTGTGCCGGGCTACTGCTTTGCCCATCAACGTCATGGCCCTGCCTGGTCTGCCGGACGTGGCGGCGCTGGCCGCGGCGGGGGTGCGGCGCATCAGCATGGGTAATTTTCTGTTTGAAGCTGTAGCCGCCCGGCAGCAGGCCCTGGCCCGCCACATCTGGCAGCAGGGTAGCCTGGCGCCCTTGTTTGCCGAGGTTCCTGCCCTATGAAAGCCCTGCTTCTTCCTTCTGCCGCCGAGTGCTACCGGGCCCTGGTAGCCAAAAACGCCGCCTACGAGGGCCGGTTTATTGCGGCGGTGAAAACCACGGGCATCTTTTGCCGCCCCACCTGCACGGCCCGCAAGCCCAAGCCCCAGAACGTTGAGTTCTTTGCTACCGCCCAGCAGGCCTTGCTGCGCGGCTACCGGCCCTGCAAGGTGTGCACGCCCCTGGCTGCCCCCGGCGCCACGCCCGCCTTCGTGCGCGACTTGCTGCGGCAGCTGGAAGTGCAGCCCGGCCGCAAACTTACCGACTACGACTTGCGCCAGCAGGGCCTGGAGCCGGCCACCGTGCGCCGCTGGTTTCGGCGCCAGCATGGCCTTACCTTTCAGGCCTACCAACGCCTCTACCGCATCAACATGGCTTTCCACAATCTTCAGAACGGCGCCTCCGTGACGGATGCCGCTTTCGGCAGTGGCTACGAGTCGCTGAGCGGCTTTCAGGATTCCTTCAAGGCCGTGTTTGGGGTGGCGCCCTCGCACAGTCAAGAGCAGCAGGTCATCCACCTCACCCGCCTCGACACGCCCCTGGGCCCCATGCTGGCCTGCGCCACGGACGAGGGCCTCTGCCTGCTCGAATTCACGGACCGGCGCGGACTGGAAACCGAGCTACAGGAGCTGGCCCAGCGCCTCCAGGCCACCATCGTGCCCGGTGAGCATCGGTACTTTGCCCGGTATGCGCGTCGAGCTGGCCGAGTACTTTGCCGGCACGCGCCGCACGTTTACGGTGCCGCTGCTGGCTCCCGGCACTGCGTTTCAGCGGGCGGTGTGGGAGGCCTTGCAAACTATTCCGTACGGGGCCACCCGCTCCTATGCCCAGCAGGCCGCGGCCCTGGGCAAGCCCGCCGCCGTGCGGGCCGTGGCCGCCGCCAACGGCCAGAACCGCCTGGCTCTGCTCATTCCTTGCCACCGCGTTATTGGGGCTGGGGGGCAGCTTACGGGCTACGCCGGCGGGCTGTGGCGCAAAAAGCGGCTGCTGGAGCTGGAGCAGGGCCCGGCGGCGCAGCTACCGTTGTTTTAGTCGGACCACGGGAGCCGGCCAGGCCAGCGCAACATCGGGGCGGGTTCTTGCGGTAAACGGGCACGCGCCGCAACTTCTGGCCGGAGCGCCGGTTCTGCCGGGGTGCCGCGCGGCGCCATACGTCCTATCTTTTTCCTGCCACCTGCTTTCCTATGAAAAACCAAATCGGCCTCGATACCGCTCAGGCCCAGGAGCTGGCTACCAAGCTCAACCTGCTGCTGGCCAACTACCAGATGTTCTACATCAACGCCCGCGGCTTCCACTGGAACATCCAGGGCGAGAAGTTCTTCGAGCTGCACGCCAAGTTTGAGGAGCTGTACACCGACGCCCTGACCAAGGTGGACGAAATAGCCGAGCGCATCCTCACGCTGGGCCACCGCCCCCTGCACTCGTTCACGGACTACCTGCGCACGGCCACCATCCAGGAGGCCACCAACGTATCGGACGGGACGACGGCGGTGCAGACCGTGCTGCAAAACTTCCAGGTGCTTATCGGCCTGGAGCGCGAAACCCTGACCCTGGCCGCCGAAGCCGACGACGAAGGCACCAGCGCCCTGATGAGCGACTACATCCGCCAGCAGGAAAAGGAGGTCTGGATGTACAACGCCTACCTGGGCTAAGCCGCCCGCGTGGCCCCAGAGCCCACCTCATCAAGCAGCCCGCCGCATCTTTCGGATGCGGCGGGCTTTTTCTTTTTTGCGCGGCCCTTTCTCTTTCACTTTATTTTCTCCCGATGCCCTACCTCTACGTGCGCCAAAGCGTCCGAAAGTACGGCGTAGCCGCTGGCCTGCTGCTTTTCTGCTTCGGCTTCCGTGCAGTCTGCGCTGCGCAACAGCGCACTTTTTCCATTCCCAATGGCTCCAGCCACTACACGGCCACCATCACCGTAGCCGGCTGCCCCGATAACTACTGCCGGGGCCGGGGCACGGTTCAGCTCTTCGACAAGCAAACCAAACGGCTGGCGCACACCTTTTCTTCCGAAGACCTGACCTTCTTCCTGGACCCGCCACGCCACCAACCCACCGTCAATGTGGTGCAGCTCTACAACGAGCAAAGCCCGCTGATTTTTGCTGACTTCAACTTCGACGGCACCGAGGACCTGGCCATCCGCAACGGTAACAACAGCGGCTACGGCGGCCCTTCTTACGACGTGTACGTGTTTACTAGCCGCTCCCGCCGCTTCATTCGCAGCCGGGAGCTTACGGCCCTGGCCACCGAAAACCTGGGTATGTTTCAGGTAGACAAGAAACGTCAGCGCCTGATTACCTTTCAGAAAAGCGGCTGCTGCTGGCACCTAACTACCGAATTTGCCGTGGTGCCCGGTCAGGGCCTGGTGAAAATGCTGACCGAGGAGGAAGATGCTACCACTGAAACCATGGTAGTAACCACCCGCCGCCGCGTAAACGGCCAGTGGACCACCAGCGTCAGAAAACATCCGCGCCAGGACTAGCCTGCCCAGCAACTCTAGCAGCCTCAACACAACAAATTAATTATGCTTGCATAACAATTTGTTGAACTGCACGTAGTATCTTTGCGTCAACAAATTGACTAGTACACACATACACGCATAGCCATGAAAAAGAGCACTGCTGCCGTTTCTTCGCTGCTATTCCTGGGAGGCTTGAGCTCGTTGGGTTTCCTGGCCGCTCAGGTTCGCAACCTGAATCTGTTTTTCGACCTGCGCGACGAAGAGGAATACCACTACTGTTAAGCCTCGCGTCTTAGCTTAATTCACCTGCGGACCCTGCCTTGTGGCGGGGTCCGTTTTTGTTTGGGCTGGAAGAAACGGCCGGTAAAAATCAGGCAGTTACGGGCGTGTTCCGAAAAAACCACATCCATTCGCGCTGGTTTTCGGTACTTCACGGCAGCGGCCGTCCAGGGTGGGCGGTCCACGTGCGTTTCACCGGCTGGGGCCGGCCTGGGGCCTCCTGCTGCCCCGGCCACCCAGCCAAACCTCCTGAACCTATGGAATTGAGTAGCCTCAAAGACCAGGTAAGCTACATCATCGGGCGCGACATGGCCCGCAACTTCGCCCAGCAAGGCCTCGACCTCAACATCGACGTGCTGGCCCAGAGCATGAAGGAAACCATGGGCGGACAGCCCAGCCGCCTCTCGCCCCAGCAAATGCAAGCGGCCATGCAGCAGCTCCAGGAGCAGCTGCAAGCCGCCGAAGACTCCAACCAAGACCCCAACGCCATGAACAACAACCGCGCGGAAGGCGAAGCCTTCCTGAAAGAAAATGCCGGCAAGCCTGGTGTGCAGACCCTGCCCAGCGGCCTGCAATACGAAGTGCTGAAAGAAGGCAACGGCCGCAAGCCCGGCCCCGGCTCGTCGGTGACGACGCACTACCACGGCACGCTCATCAACGGCACCGTGTTCGACTCCTCCTACCAGCGCGGCCAGCCCGCTACCTTCGGCGTCAACCAGGTTATTGCCGGCTGGACCGAAGCCCTACAACTCATGCCCGAAGGCTCGAAGTGGCGCCTCTACATCCCCTCGGAGCTGGCCTACGGCAAGCGCGGCGCCGGCCGCGACATCGGCCCCGACTCGGCGCTTATCTTCGACGTGGAACTGCTGAAGGTGAATAATTAGGTGAGTGATGGGGTGATGAGGTGACAAGTGCCAGGTGACAAGTAGAACGTCCTGCTCCATCTGGCGTCTGCTTGCCAAAGCATCTCTACCACTTCGTTGTGGTGCTATTGTCATGCTGAGCTTGTCGAAGCATCTCTCCCGCTGGCTAATCAACCAGAGTAGCAACGAAGCGGTAAAGATGCTTCGACAAGCTCAGCATGACGACCTCACTTGTCACTTGTCACCTGTCACTTTTCACCTCCCCACCTCCTCACTTCATCACCTAGAAAACAATGACCGAGCTGGCTCCTGATATTCCTGAGGTACCGGAGGGGTACGCGGACGGAGCGCCGGAGCCGCTGCCCCCACCGGAGCCTGAGCAGTTTGCGGAGCTGCGCAGCGAGGATGGGCGCGTGGTGCTCGGCAACAACGTGCTGGAAATAGAGGGCCAGCGGTTTGCCTGGCGCGAGCTGGCCGGAGCCGACGTGCAGCCGGTGCGCTGGCTGCTGTGGTTTTTGCTGGGTGGCCTCACGCTGGCGGGCTTCACGCTGGGGTACCTGCAGTTCTGGCTGCGCACTATGCCGGCTGCCCTGGGCATGGCCGCTGGCGCCCTGCTGCTGGCCTGGGGACTGCGCGGTACCAACCGGTGGCGCCTGCACCGCTCCGGCCGCGAAACCCTGTTTTTTTCGTTGCCGGGCCCCGCCCGGTCCTGGCAGCAGCTGGCCCAGGAAGTGAACCGCCGCATCCGCCAGCGCCACGACGAAGCCGCTGCCGCCGCCGATTACTGGCTGCAACTCACGGCCCGCACCAGCCCCGGCCCCACCGGCGGCGCCCTGCCGATTTCCTGAGCAGCCTGCCACTTTTAGGGTGGCGTTGCGTAAGCGCGCCCAGGCCTTTGATTTCAGCCCAACAGCTACCTTTGGCCCCGTTTAGGTAAAACCGGCTTTTTCACCCCTTTTCCCCTTCCCATGGACGCCAAACACCCGCACACCGCGGTTTCGACGGCTGGCTTGCTGATTGCCCTCGGCATTATTTACGGGGACATCGGCACCTCGCCGCTGTACGTGATGAAGGCCATTGTGCCCGAGCAAATCAACCCCATGCTCGTGTACGGCGGCATTTCCTGCGTTTTCTGGACTCTGACGCTGCAAACCACCATCAAGTACGTGCTGCTCACGCTGAACGCCGACAACAACGGCGAGGGCGGCATTTTCTCGCTCTATGCCCTGGTGCGCCGGCGGGCGGCCTGGCTTACCATTCCGGCCATCATCGGCGGGGCGGCCCTGCTGGCCGATGGCGTCATTACGCCGCCCATCTCGGTGTCGTCGGCCATTGAAGGGCTGGAGGCGGTGTACCCCGATATTCCGACGGTGCCCATCGTCATTGGCATTCTGCTAGGCTTGTTTCTGCTCCAGAGCTTCGGCACCCAGATTGTGGGCAAGGCCTTCGGGCCGATTATGTTTATCTGGTTTACGATGCTGGGCGTGCTGGGCGTGAGTTGGATTGTGCAGCACCCCGAGATTCTGCGGGCCCTCAACCCCTACTACGCCTACGACCTGCTGGCGAACTACCCCGGCGGCTTCTGGCTGCTGGGCGCCGTGTTCCTGTGCACCACCGGGGCCGAGGCCCTATACTCTGACCTGGGCCACTGCGGCAAAGGCAACATCCGCATCAGCTGGATTTTCGTGAAAACCTGCCTGGTGCTCAACTACATGGGCCAGGGTGCCTGGCTGCTGGCTCACCAGGGCGAGCAGCTCAACAAGCGCAACCCCTTCTATGAGCTGATGCCCGACTGGTTCCTGCTCATCGGCATCGGCATTGCCACTATTGCCGCCATTATTGCCTCCCAGGCCCTGATTACGGGCTCGTTTACGCTGGTGGCCGAGGCCATCCGCCTCAACATGTGGCCCAAGGTGCGCCTCAACTACCCCACCGACGTGAAGGGCCAGCTCTACGTGCCCAGCATGAACCGCCTGCTACTTATCGGTTGCATTGCCGTGGTGCTCTACTTCCAGAAGTCCGAGAACATGGAAGCTGCCTACGGCTTGGCCATCACGCTTACCATGCTCATGACCACGCTGCTGCTTACCGTGTGGCTGCGGGCCAAGAAGGTGGCTCTGCCGCTGGTGGTTTTGTTTGCGGTGGTGTACGGCGCCATCGAGGGGTCGTTTCTGGTGGCCAACCTCATCAAGTTCCCGCACGGCGGCTGGGTGTCCCTGGCCATTGGTGCTGCCCTGGTGGCCGTGATGTACGTGTGGCTGCGGGCCTATTACATCAAGCGCCGGCTCACGGAGTTCGTCAAGATTGAGCCCTACATGGAGGCCCTCAAGGAGCTGTCGGCCGACGAAACCGTGTCTAAGTACTCCACTCACCTCGTGTTCATGACCTCGGCCGAGCGGGCCACGGAAATCGAGTCGAAAATCATCTACTCCATCTTCCAGAAGCGCCCCAAGCGGGCCGACATCTACTGGTTTGTGCACGTAGACACCACCGACGAGCCGTATACCATGGAGTACAAGGTAATCGAGCTGGCCCCCGACGACGTGTTCCGCATCACCTTCCGCCTGGGTTTCCGGGTGGAGCAGCGTATCAACCTCTACTTCCGCAAGGTGGTGGAAGACCTGGTGCGCAACAAGGAGGTGGACATCACCTCCCGTTACGAGAGCCTCAGCAAGCAGCACGTCACCGGCGACTTCCGCTTCGTGGTGCTGGAGAAGTTTCTGTCGGTTGAGAACGAGTTTCCGTGGGCGGAAAAGCTGGTTATGCAGGCCTACTTCTACATCAAGCAGTTTATTGCTTCGGAAGACAAGTACTTTGGCCTCGACACCAGCTCGGTGAAAGTGGAGAAAGTGCCCCTCGTCATCACCCCCGTCCGCGACGTAGCCCTCAAGCGCGTTTCGTAGGTTGTTGGTGATGGGGTGACAAGTAACAGGTGACAGGTGACAGGTGACAGGTAGACCGTCATGCTGAGCGAAGGCGGAGACGAAGCCGAAGCATCTCTCCCGCTTCGTTGGGCAAGCATCAGAAGTTAGCCAGAGGTAGAGATGCTTCGGCTGCGCTCAGCAGGACAGACGTGTTACCTGTCACCTGTTACCTCCTCACTTATCACCTCCTCACCCCATCACCGTTCATACCCCAGCCCCGCTGCCAAAAACAGCGGGGCTGGTTTGTTTTTAAGCGGGAGTCAAATCCGCAAGCTCAACCATAACTATCTGATTTGTTTGCCTGTATCATCTACAGTCTGGTAAGCCAGTCCCTGTTCTTTTCCCAACCCAAACCCACCACTTCATGCGTACTACTACCCTGGCCACGGCGGCCTTGCTGGCCGCGGCGTTGGCCTCGTGCCAGCACGACTCGGCTGAACAAGCAGCTCCTCAGCCTTCCAGTGAGCCGATGACCGTCCAGCAGCTCGACGAAACCATTTTGGACCAACTGCGCCGCACCGGCGAGTTCAACTGGAATCAGGCGCCCGAACACGTGGTCTGGAGTGCCCTGCGCCGCTCCGACCAGGTGCTGTCGGTGGGCTACCGGCCGGCGGGCTTCCGGGGGCGCATCCCCGCCCACGCCGCCACCGACCCGGCCTGGCAGGCCGCCCGCCAGCAGGTGCTCAACCTGATTTTGGCGGAGGAACGCGCCGGGCGCCCGGAGCTGACGGTGGAGCAGCTGCTGGCTTACGACGAAAACCAGCTGCCCGTACTCGACGTGAACGTGCGCGAATTGAGCACCATCCGGCGCCTGCGCCAGTCGGGGCTGGTGCGTTACGCCGAGCCTATCGGCTACGAGCCCAACCGGCCGCGCGACAACGGCACGGCTTCCACCCTGTTTGATTTCGGCTGCGGGGCCAACGTACCGACCCCGGATTTGGTGGCGGGCTCCGACTTTACCGTGCTCAGCAACGGCAGCCGGTCGTCGTGGCACCAGACCAACCGGTTTCACGGCATCCGGGCGGCCTGGAGCCAGAGCACGGGCCGGGGCATCAAGGTGCTCATCATCGACTCGGGCAGCGCCGAGGCCCAGGAAAACTTGGGCAGTGGCTTCAATCAGGGCCTAAGCAGCGGCCGCACCGTGGAGCGCCTCGTGACCCTGCCCCGCCCCACCTTCCTGGGCATCCCCACCGGCCCCCAGGAAACGCCCGACGACCCCTGCGGGCACGGCACCAGCATGGCCGGGGTGTGCGCCGCCCCCCGCGGCACCGATGGCGCCTCCGTGGGCGTGGCCTTCAATGCCGACCTGGTGACGGTACGCGCCACCACCGACGTGTTCCTAGATGAAAGCCGCGAGGTGAAAGGCGTGGCCGATGCCTTCCTGCTGGCCGGCAGCCGCCCCGACGTGCGCATTATTAGCATGAGCTTGGGCCGCCTCACCACGTCCTCCCAAATCACCGATGCCATTCAGTACGCCCACAGCCAGGGAAAGCTGATTTTCTGCGCCGCCGGCACTTCGCTCAGCTTCACGGCGGGCTTCGTGGGCGTCATCTTCCCGGCTTCCCTGCCCGAGGCCGTAGCCGTAACGGGCCAAAAGGACGACCTGAACACCCCTACCCGCTGCAGCGAGTGCCACGTGGGCCCCGACGTTGAATTCACGGTGGTCATGCAGAAAGCCAGCAACGACCGGCGCCCCCTCACCCTGGCCCAGGACGGCGACGAGCCCGCCACCGTAGGCGGCTCGTCGGTGGCCACGGCCAGCATGGCCGGCATGGCCGCCGTGGTGTGGTCCCGCTACCCCACCGAGTCGCGCGCCCAGATTATGAGCCGCCTGGTTGCGGCCAGTTCCAACCGCACCCGCCGCGACGCCAGCTTCGGCTGGGGCCGCGTAAACGTGGCTGAGGCCGTGGGCGCGCCGGCTCTTTAGGTAGAAGTGATTGTGTAGAAGTGATTGTGTAGAAGTGAGTACCGAGAAGTGAGAGGTGAGACTTTCGTTCTGAACCCATTCGGGCTACCAGAACGAGAGTCTCACCTCTCACTTCTTTGTACTCACTTCTATGATAGAACGAGAGTCTCACCTCTCACTTCTCGGTACTCACTTCTACTTACGAACTGGCAGCCACTTATTGAGCACGGCTTGCTGCTCGGCGGTGGGGTTAGCCTGCCGCTCGATGCGGTAGCGCTGGGCAGTGCTGGCCAGCAGCGGGAAGTTTAGCTCTTTGATCTGTCCGTCGCGGGAGACGAGCAGCTTCACCTGGGAGCCTACGGGACGGCCGGTCAGCAGGCGGTTCACGTCGTCGGTGACGCGCAGGCCGTCTACGCTCAGGATTTCGTCGCCCACGTTGAGGCCGCCCTGCCAGGCGCTGCCGTTGCGCAGCACGCTGGTCACGGTTTGCCGGCCGCCGGCCCCGCTGATGCTGGCGCCCAATGCTGGCTCGGTGGCGGGCGTAGCGGTGAGCTTGAGGCCGGCGTAGCCCAGGGCCGTTTCGTAAGGCAGGGTTTCGGTGCCGTACACGTGGCGGCGGAAGAAGTCGTCGAAGCGGCGGCCGGCTACTTTGGCTACGGCGTCCTGGTACTCGGCGTCGGTGAAGCCGCGGCCCAGCTTCGCGTAGTACTGGTCGTAGAGCAGGCGCATCACGTCGTCCAGATGCTTCTGGCCCTTGGTTTCCTGAATCACCAGCAGGTCTAGTACGGCCCCGATCAGCTCCCCTTTGTCGTAATAGCTGATGCCGGTGTTGGGCGAGTTTTCGTTGGGGCGGTAGTACTTAATCCAGGCATCAAAGCTCGACTCGGCCGCCGACTGCACCTTGTTGCCGGGCGTGTTTTCGACCCTGGACAACACGTTGCTCAGGTCGCCCAGGTACTCGTCGGGGGTCAGCAGGCCGGCCCGCTGCACAATCAGGTTGGCGAAGTACTCGGTGCCGCCCTCGCTCACCCACAGCATGCGGGTGTAGTTTTCCTGGTCGTAGTCGAAGGGCCCCAGGGCCACGGGCCGGATGCGCTTCACGTTCCAGAGGTGGAAGTACTCGTGCGCTACCAGCCCCAAAAAGCCCTTCCAGCCAGCCTCGGTGCTGTAGGCAGTGCGCGACACCGACAGCGTGGTGGAAA
This region of Hymenobacter sp. YIM 151500-1 genomic DNA includes:
- a CDS encoding isocitrate lyase/PEP mutase family protein; the encoded protein is MHHDLYHRFRQLHFQPQPLLLPNAWDARSAAACEAAGFAAVGTSSAAIASLLGYADGEQLSFPELRYIVSRICASTTLPVTVDIEGGYSRDPARIGAHVQELAALGVVGVNLEDSVTEGGQRQLLDPAAFAATLRALRHHCEEQQLPMFLNVRTDTYLLLPENQAAATRQRLARYEAAGADGLFVPGLTDLAEISALCRATALPINVMALPGLPDVAALAAAGVRRISMGNFLFEAVAARQQALARHIWQQGSLAPLFAEVPAL
- a CDS encoding methylated-DNA--[protein]-cysteine S-methyltransferase, with protein sequence MRVELAEYFAGTRRTFTVPLLAPGTAFQRAVWEALQTIPYGATRSYAQQAAALGKPAAVRAVAAANGQNRLALLIPCHRVIGAGGQLTGYAGGLWRKKRLLELEQGPAAQLPLF
- a CDS encoding Dps family protein, with the translated sequence MKNQIGLDTAQAQELATKLNLLLANYQMFYINARGFHWNIQGEKFFELHAKFEELYTDALTKVDEIAERILTLGHRPLHSFTDYLRTATIQEATNVSDGTTAVQTVLQNFQVLIGLERETLTLAAEADDEGTSALMSDYIRQQEKEVWMYNAYLG
- a CDS encoding XAC2610-related protein, coding for MPYLYVRQSVRKYGVAAGLLLFCFGFRAVCAAQQRTFSIPNGSSHYTATITVAGCPDNYCRGRGTVQLFDKQTKRLAHTFSSEDLTFFLDPPRHQPTVNVVQLYNEQSPLIFADFNFDGTEDLAIRNGNNSGYGGPSYDVYVFTSRSRRFIRSRELTALATENLGMFQVDKKRQRLITFQKSGCCWHLTTEFAVVPGQGLVKMLTEEEDATTETMVVTTRRRVNGQWTTSVRKHPRQD
- a CDS encoding FKBP-type peptidyl-prolyl cis-trans isomerase, yielding MELSSLKDQVSYIIGRDMARNFAQQGLDLNIDVLAQSMKETMGGQPSRLSPQQMQAAMQQLQEQLQAAEDSNQDPNAMNNNRAEGEAFLKENAGKPGVQTLPSGLQYEVLKEGNGRKPGPGSSVTTHYHGTLINGTVFDSSYQRGQPATFGVNQVIAGWTEALQLMPEGSKWRLYIPSELAYGKRGAGRDIGPDSALIFDVELLKVNN
- a CDS encoding KUP/HAK/KT family potassium transporter, producing MDAKHPHTAVSTAGLLIALGIIYGDIGTSPLYVMKAIVPEQINPMLVYGGISCVFWTLTLQTTIKYVLLTLNADNNGEGGIFSLYALVRRRAAWLTIPAIIGGAALLADGVITPPISVSSAIEGLEAVYPDIPTVPIVIGILLGLFLLQSFGTQIVGKAFGPIMFIWFTMLGVLGVSWIVQHPEILRALNPYYAYDLLANYPGGFWLLGAVFLCTTGAEALYSDLGHCGKGNIRISWIFVKTCLVLNYMGQGAWLLAHQGEQLNKRNPFYELMPDWFLLIGIGIATIAAIIASQALITGSFTLVAEAIRLNMWPKVRLNYPTDVKGQLYVPSMNRLLLIGCIAVVLYFQKSENMEAAYGLAITLTMLMTTLLLTVWLRAKKVALPLVVLFAVVYGAIEGSFLVANLIKFPHGGWVSLAIGAALVAVMYVWLRAYYIKRRLTEFVKIEPYMEALKELSADETVSKYSTHLVFMTSAERATEIESKIIYSIFQKRPKRADIYWFVHVDTTDEPYTMEYKVIELAPDDVFRITFRLGFRVEQRINLYFRKVVEDLVRNKEVDITSRYESLSKQHVTGDFRFVVLEKFLSVENEFPWAEKLVMQAYFYIKQFIASEDKYFGLDTSSVKVEKVPLVITPVRDVALKRVS
- a CDS encoding S8/S53 family peptidase; translation: MRTTTLATAALLAAALASCQHDSAEQAAPQPSSEPMTVQQLDETILDQLRRTGEFNWNQAPEHVVWSALRRSDQVLSVGYRPAGFRGRIPAHAATDPAWQAARQQVLNLILAEERAGRPELTVEQLLAYDENQLPVLDVNVRELSTIRRLRQSGLVRYAEPIGYEPNRPRDNGTASTLFDFGCGANVPTPDLVAGSDFTVLSNGSRSSWHQTNRFHGIRAAWSQSTGRGIKVLIIDSGSAEAQENLGSGFNQGLSSGRTVERLVTLPRPTFLGIPTGPQETPDDPCGHGTSMAGVCAAPRGTDGASVGVAFNADLVTVRATTDVFLDESREVKGVADAFLLAGSRPDVRIISMSLGRLTTSSQITDAIQYAHSQGKLIFCAAGTSLSFTAGFVGVIFPASLPEAVAVTGQKDDLNTPTRCSECHVGPDVEFTVVMQKASNDRRPLTLAQDGDEPATVGGSSVATASMAGMAAVVWSRYPTESRAQIMSRLVAASSNRTRRDASFGWGRVNVAEAVGAPAL
- a CDS encoding M61 family metallopeptidase; translated protein: MLLFRARHLAAAVLVLLLSPCGLALAAPALRYTLAMPQPQTHYFEVEMALTDFGKPYTDVKMPVWAPGSYLVREFAKNVEGFEAAAGSSPLRTEKVAKNTWRVYHPKAKNFTVRYKVYAFELSVRTSFVDAAHGYVNGTSVFMYPDGGQQLPSTLEVKPAPGWAQVSTSLKPAGGTFTFRSSNYDELADSPIEIGNQQVLTFTANGTPHTVAMFGNPKFDEARLLQSMQRVCEEAHRVVGRNPLDRYVFIVHNIERGTGGLEHLFSTTLSVSRTAYSTEAGWKGFLGLVAHEYFHLWNVKRIRPVALGPFDYDQENYTRMLWVSEGGTEYFANLIVQRAGLLTPDEYLGDLSNVLSRVENTPGNKVQSAAESSFDAWIKYYRPNENSPNTGISYYDKGELIGAVLDLLVIQETKGQKHLDDVMRLLYDQYYAKLGRGFTDAEYQDAVAKVAGRRFDDFFRRHVYGTETLPYETALGYAGLKLTATPATEPALGASISGAGGRQTVTSVLRNGSAWQGGLNVGDEILSVDGLRVTDDVNRLLTGRPVGSQVKLLVSRDGQIKELNFPLLASTAQRYRIERQANPTAEQQAVLNKWLPVRK